The Fructilactobacillus ixorae genome has a window encoding:
- the asp1 gene encoding accessory Sec system protein Asp1, with amino-acid sequence MFYLIPTWKRDTLALDYDAILNYALMLEENDEPYVLVTDTFLPMFMYQLNQFNLLNAPVFQAFDVIQGVQPRLGKPLALEDLPELNHLDRIYSPQGVLLVQGRQRVATARMFADQFLQQLTYYHGDQRQVDDFDARGFLARRRQYQGHALQTEILFDPTGTPVLTVDQTEAGRVSINPDCHRFKHASYASLDELVTEVMERYLDQQPHSVNLVAAFARENMAITKQLQRHYRTGIVINQDDYRDQKLMHAAFQLRSPLLLPSSNVADQVRQLGRHHNAALHVVSPYTTQLELGNSNSNDTQIIFWHVSTMHATRFKRLATGLIELVLAAEDKELMIDTHSEALYGLAQTTIKRQVEAYFQISMTSEAFRWVQRYLRKKAKHQITPPLAKEAKLRKQRPDWKRLVRACETLDRLHVQGNSSVAFYNQIFDRLRILVDLEIVPNNYLQVKAINAGIPQINQVRTQFVKNQQNGVVVKKDDEVVLAVQAFLDSLQRWNQALVENVKEISAFSGTANIEKLQEIFKGMGS; translated from the coding sequence ATGTTTTACTTAATTCCAACGTGGAAACGCGATACGTTAGCGCTCGATTACGATGCCATTTTAAACTATGCTTTGATGCTGGAAGAAAATGATGAACCGTACGTGCTGGTGACGGATACGTTTCTACCAATGTTTATGTACCAATTAAATCAATTTAACTTACTGAATGCTCCGGTTTTTCAAGCGTTTGATGTCATTCAGGGAGTTCAGCCGCGGCTCGGGAAGCCCTTGGCACTAGAAGATTTGCCAGAGCTTAACCACCTGGATCGCATTTATTCGCCCCAGGGGGTGCTCCTGGTCCAGGGAAGACAACGGGTTGCTACTGCCCGGATGTTTGCGGATCAATTTTTGCAACAGCTTACTTATTATCATGGTGATCAACGTCAGGTGGATGATTTTGATGCCCGGGGGTTTTTAGCGCGGCGTCGCCAGTATCAGGGCCATGCGTTACAAACAGAAATCCTGTTTGACCCAACCGGAACTCCAGTGCTCACAGTTGATCAAACAGAAGCGGGCCGGGTGAGCATTAATCCTGACTGCCACCGCTTTAAGCACGCTAGCTATGCCTCATTGGATGAACTCGTCACGGAGGTGATGGAGCGGTATTTAGACCAGCAGCCCCACTCCGTTAACCTGGTCGCCGCGTTTGCGCGTGAAAACATGGCCATTACCAAGCAGTTACAACGGCATTACCGCACTGGCATCGTGATTAATCAGGATGACTATCGGGACCAAAAGCTCATGCACGCAGCGTTTCAACTGCGCTCACCGTTGTTACTCCCTAGTTCCAACGTGGCTGATCAAGTGCGCCAGTTGGGGCGGCACCATAATGCAGCGTTACACGTGGTATCACCGTACACAACCCAACTTGAGTTAGGAAATAGTAACAGTAATGATACGCAGATCATTTTTTGGCACGTCAGCACCATGCATGCAACCCGTTTCAAGCGCTTAGCTACCGGATTAATCGAACTAGTCTTGGCCGCGGAAGACAAAGAGTTGATGATTGATACTCATTCAGAAGCACTTTATGGATTGGCCCAAACGACCATTAAAAGGCAGGTGGAGGCGTATTTCCAGATCTCGATGACTTCGGAAGCCTTTCGGTGGGTCCAACGGTACCTGCGCAAAAAGGCGAAGCATCAGATTACGCCGCCGTTAGCCAAAGAGGCCAAGCTGCGCAAGCAACGGCCCGATTGGAAACGCTTGGTGCGCGCGTGTGAGACGTTAGACCGGTTACACGTGCAGGGTAATAGTTCGGTTGCGTTTTACAACCAAATTTTTGACCGGCTTCGGATTCTCGTTGATCTGGAAATTGTGCCAAATAACTATTTGCAGGTTAAAGCGATTAACGCCGGGATTCCGCAGATTAACCAAGTGCGCACGCAGTTTGTGAAGAATCAGCAGAACGGCGTGGTGGTTAAAAAAGATGATGAAGTGGTTTTAGCAGTGCAGGCCTTCTTAGATTCACTACAGCGGTGGAATCAGGCCTTGGTGGAGAATGTGAAGGAAATTTCGGCCTTTTCGGGAACGGCCAACATCGAAAAGTTGCAGGAGATTTTTAAAGGAATGGGGTCTTAA
- the asp3 gene encoding accessory Sec system protein Asp3 — MQNDCVILTWGQALNAAETHGAKVNYGTDGVRFAAPMLPPGTDLYTWHSQQSFEVTRSQGALPLLKPDQQYQLRSDVQAEPQGSLYFKLMTYDRHQHLVEEFRLDHAHQTFRYPATAQTYSLALVMQANQSFHFRWAALAPAADLATDHVELNSDLSLTWIAPPAATGINLYVGRRDAESWSVPLASKQISAVVRLSEQELASAAVTTAALHRRLAPVKERNQQELPVTICGYGYPTPHLTQLARQVLQTSK, encoded by the coding sequence ATGCAGAATGATTGTGTGATTTTAACCTGGGGCCAAGCGCTAAACGCGGCTGAGACCCACGGCGCTAAGGTTAACTATGGGACCGATGGCGTTCGCTTTGCTGCGCCCATGTTACCCCCCGGAACCGATTTATATACCTGGCATTCACAGCAAAGTTTTGAGGTAACTCGCTCCCAAGGGGCACTTCCATTGTTAAAACCCGATCAGCAGTATCAATTACGGAGTGATGTACAGGCGGAACCGCAGGGATCACTCTACTTTAAACTAATGACGTATGATCGTCACCAGCACTTAGTGGAAGAGTTTCGCTTAGACCACGCGCACCAAACGTTTCGTTACCCGGCAACGGCGCAGACGTATTCACTAGCACTGGTCATGCAGGCTAATCAATCATTCCATTTTCGCTGGGCGGCGCTTGCTCCAGCGGCAGATTTAGCGACGGACCACGTCGAACTTAATTCGGATCTCAGTCTGACCTGGATTGCACCCCCGGCGGCAACCGGAATTAACTTGTATGTTGGGCGCCGAGATGCTGAGAGTTGGAGTGTTCCATTAGCTTCCAAGCAAATTAGTGCGGTGGTTCGGCTTAGTGAGCAGGAACTAGCGAGTGCCGCTGTTACCACTGCCGCGTTACACCGGCGGCTGGCGCCGGTTAAGGAACGGAATCAGCAGGAGTTGCCTGTAACAATTTGTGGGTATGGTTATCCTACTCCTCACTTAACGCAATTAGCACGGCAAGTGCTGCAGACT
- the asp2 gene encoding accessory Sec system protein Asp2: MARITKVIQLGGSQLLLQADLSAQFTFQYFPLKTPEDVLAMEDELVENNAIKGKYQTAVFLLGIQSFAYLMPELLQKLPAHQIIYDQAGQLPPEIEELLQTKLAKPVDLQDRLELARFIEEVFFGGQYGVRLGFEQLEITPAFKGCATQLGNGRLTLGPVELEHWTQAINERMTLALEPNTNFEFWPEFDLNSEAAVQFKLYLLDQTGQEVLDYLVVDGAAVCEQAYRFRTPTQSCMLYVSVFLQGQVTKFNLQNLHIRKYRRQFGTYLVDTQMITDPVNGHGQVAAYFNPGDGHPPLNVYFSGFRTAEGFEGNRMMSQLGDGHAPFLLIADERLAGGAFYIGSPEFEAAVIQTIQACLNQLHLSSHDLILSGLSMGTTAALYYAANLEPHAVIVGKPLVNLGTIAANERINRPHQFETSLDLLLLREGATDQAAQTRLNQYFWDNFATGDFTQTTFAIAYMRQDDYDTQAFHDLFRYLKDANPFTRILYKGLTGRHNDDTSGVVAWFQRQYENILASDFKRKGGVDAE; the protein is encoded by the coding sequence GTGGCACGGATAACAAAGGTCATTCAGTTAGGAGGTTCGCAACTGCTGCTTCAAGCGGATCTTAGTGCACAATTTACCTTCCAGTACTTTCCCCTAAAAACACCAGAAGACGTTTTAGCAATGGAAGACGAACTGGTTGAAAACAATGCAATTAAAGGCAAATACCAAACGGCGGTGTTTCTGTTAGGAATTCAATCCTTTGCCTACTTGATGCCCGAGTTACTGCAAAAGTTACCGGCTCATCAAATTATTTATGATCAAGCCGGGCAGTTACCGCCAGAAATTGAGGAACTGCTACAGACCAAACTAGCCAAACCGGTTGATCTGCAAGATCGCTTGGAGCTGGCTCGGTTTATCGAAGAGGTCTTTTTTGGGGGTCAGTATGGGGTGCGACTGGGCTTTGAGCAGTTAGAGATTACTCCGGCCTTTAAAGGATGTGCCACGCAATTAGGGAACGGGCGCCTAACTCTCGGCCCCGTGGAACTGGAACACTGGACCCAGGCAATTAACGAACGAATGACGTTGGCGTTAGAACCGAATACGAACTTTGAATTTTGGCCGGAATTTGACCTTAATTCCGAAGCGGCGGTTCAGTTCAAACTGTATTTACTCGATCAAACGGGGCAAGAAGTCCTCGACTATCTGGTTGTTGACGGTGCGGCGGTTTGTGAACAGGCTTATCGGTTCCGAACGCCAACGCAGAGCTGTATGCTGTACGTTTCGGTGTTTTTGCAGGGGCAAGTGACTAAGTTTAACTTACAAAATCTCCACATTCGTAAGTATCGGCGTCAATTTGGAACCTATCTAGTTGATACCCAGATGATTACCGATCCAGTCAACGGGCACGGTCAAGTCGCTGCTTACTTTAACCCGGGCGATGGTCATCCGCCACTTAACGTCTACTTTAGTGGGTTTCGAACCGCAGAAGGGTTTGAAGGAAATCGGATGATGAGTCAATTAGGCGATGGCCACGCCCCCTTCCTACTGATTGCAGACGAACGGTTAGCCGGAGGGGCCTTTTACATTGGCAGTCCGGAGTTTGAAGCGGCAGTCATCCAGACGATTCAAGCTTGTTTAAATCAGCTACATCTGTCCTCCCATGATTTGATTCTGTCGGGCCTTTCAATGGGGACCACCGCGGCCTTGTACTACGCGGCAAACTTGGAGCCACATGCCGTTATCGTTGGAAAGCCCCTGGTCAATTTAGGTACCATTGCTGCGAACGAACGGATTAACCGGCCTCATCAGTTTGAAACGTCGCTGGACCTATTGTTATTGCGGGAAGGCGCCACCGATCAAGCGGCGCAAACCCGGTTAAACCAGTATTTCTGGGATAATTTTGCAACGGGCGATTTTACCCAGACGACCTTTGCGATTGCTTACATGCGCCAGGATGATTATGACACCCAAGCGTTTCATGATTTGTTTCGGTATCTAAAGGACGCGAACCCCTTTACCCGCATCTTGTATAAGGGACTTACTGGTCGACATAATGATGACACTAGTGGGGTAGTAGCATGGTTTCAACGGCAGTACGAGAATATCTTGGCGAGTGATTTTAAGCGAAAGGGTGGTGTAGATGCAGAATGA